TGGTCGCCGCCCCCGTCGAGACGCCCAAGCGCGCTGAAGACGGCAGCCGCCGCGACCGTGGCAACCGCCAGGAACGTGGCGGCCGCAGCGGTCAGCGCGGGGAACGCGGAGAACGCGGAGAACGCGGTGAGCGTAGCGAACGCCAGGGCCAGCAAGGCGGCGGCCGCGACGGCCAGCGCCAGGGCCGCGAAGGCAGCCGCAACGAAGCCCGCGAAGGCCAGGCCCAGCGTGAGGGGCAACGCGAAAGCCAGCGCGGCAACCGCGACCGCAACCGCCAGCCGGCCGAGACCACCGACCGCGAAACGGTCGAGGCGCGCCAGCCGCAGCAAGGCCAGGAGGCACGCGACGGCCAGGGCCGCCGCGAACGCAGCCAGGAACGCCGCGAACGCGCACCGCGCGAAGGTCGCGAAGGTGGACGGGAAAGCCGCGAAGGACGTGAGAGCCGCGAACCGCGCGAAGGCCGCGACGGCCGTGAGCGCGATGCGCAGCAGGCCAAGGAAGCCGCCAGCGCCGCAGCCCCGGCCGCAGTGGCAGGCCTGATCGATCCGACCGCTGCCGCCCAGGTGCCGCAAGCGCTGGTGGACGCGACCCTGCCCGCCGAGGCCATCGCCGCCGAGGGTGCTGCACCGGGCGCGGAAGGCACCGGCGAGGGTGAAGAACGCCGCCGCCGCGGTCGCCGCGGCCGCAACCGCTATCGCCGTGACCGTGAGGGCGCGGAAGGCGTGCGCGCCGAGGATGAAACCGAGGACGAAGGCGAAACCGCCGCCGCTGAGCCGGCAACGGCGACCCAGCCTGCGGTGGAAGCCGTCCAGCCGGCAGCCCCGGTCGTGCACGAAACCGTGACGGAGCCGGTGCAGACGCCCGCCCCGGCAGCGATCGAAACGGCTGTGCCGGCCGTGCAGACGCCGGTGCATGCAGTTGAGGCCGAGACCGTGGCACCCGTTCCGGCGCAGCCTACCGCACAACCGGCCGAGCCGGTCGCAGCCGTGGCTGCAACGCCTGCAACGGAACCGGCCGCCGACACCATCGTGACGGCCCTCACCGAAGTGCCGGCACCGGTCAGCGCGGTGGCCCAGGTTTCGCCGCTGCCGATCGGGACGCTGCAGGCCGTGGTGGCCGACGCCGGCATGACGTGGGTCCACACCGACTCGCAGAAGCTGCAGGCGGCGCAGGAAGAAGCGGCCCGCACCGTCACGCCGCCGCGCGTGCCGCGTGAGCGCAAGCCCCTGCCGCCAATCCAGCAGGGACCGATGGTCCTGGTCGAAACCAACCGTCCGGCGGGCGGCACCGACCAGTAATCGGCAAGCGAGACGCCGGCGGCCAGCCGCCGGCGCATTGCCTGAAGGGCGGCTTCGGCCGCCCTTTTTCCTGTGCGCTGCACACCCCCCGCCTCACCGGCACCCCTCAAAACAAGGGGGTGCGCTACACTCGAAGTTGTCTACCGCGCGTGGCCGCCGCATCGGCCGGCCGACCGCGCTGCATCACGTCATGACTGAAACCGTCATCCCCCTCTACGATCTGCGCGACGGCCAGCACCATCGCGCCACGGTGCCTGCCGTGCCGGACACGCTCGTGCCGGCGCAGGGCTGGCTGGCAGATACGCGCGGGCGGCGCTTGCACGACCTGCGCATCTCGGTGACGGACCGCTGCAACTTCCGCTGCGTCTACTGCATGCCGAAGGACGTATTCGATAAGGACTACCGTTTCCTGCGGCACAGCGAGCTGCTGTCGTTCGAAGAGATCGAGCGGATGGTGCGCCTGTTCATCGAGCACGGCGTCGAAAAGATCCGGCTGACCGGCGGCGAACCGCTGCTGCGCAAGGACATCGAGCGGCTGGTCGAGATGCTCGCGCGCCTGACCACCCGCGACGGCAAGCCGCTGGACCTGACCCTGACGACCAACGGCGCCCTGCTCGCCCGCAAGGCCCAGTCGCTCAAGGATGCCGGCCTGAAGCGGGTGACGGTGAGCCTGGATGCCATCGACGATGCGACCTTCCGCCGCATGAACGATGTCGACTTTGCCGTCGGCGAGGTGCTGCACGGCATCGAAGTCGCGCAGAACGTCGGCCTGGCACCGCTGAAGCTCAACATGGTGGTCAAGCGAGGCGACAACGACGGCCAGATTGTGCCGATGGCGCGGCATTTCCGGGGCAGCGGCATCATCCTGCGCTTCATCGAATACATGGATGTGGGCGCGACCAACCACTGGGAAATGACTTCGGTGGTGCCATCGGCCGAGGTCATCCAGCGGCTGTCGACGGCGTTTGCGCTGGAGCCGCTGTCGGCCAACTACACTGGCGAGACGGCCGAGCGCTGGCGTTACGCGGACGGCGCGGGCGAGATCGGTGTGATCTCCAGCGTCACGCAGGCGTTCTGCCATGCGTGCACGCGTGCGCGGCTGTCGACGGAAGGCAAACTCTACCTGTGCCTGTTCGCCGTCGAAGGCTTCGACCTGCGCGCCCTGTTGCGCGGCGGGGCGACCGATCTGGAGTTGTCCAACGCCATCCGCAACATCTGGCAGGCGCGGGCGGACCGCTACTCCGAACTGCGCTCCAGCGGCCAGATCGATGCGGCCGACCGGCGCATCGAAATGTCCTATATCGGCGGCTGAACGCGGCCGGCATGCACCCACATGATTCCGACTTCCGACATCACCGGCCTGATCCTGGCCGGCGGCCGGGGCAGCCGCATGGGCGGCGTCGACAAGGGCCTGCAGATGTTCAACGGCGTGCCGATGGCGATGCATGCGCTGATGCGCCTGTCGCCGCAGGTCGGCCACATGCTGATCAACGCCAACCGCAACCTGGCCGCCTATGAGTCGTTCGGCGTGCCGGTGGTGGTGGATTCCGTGCCCGACTTTGCCGGCCCGCTGGCCGGCATCCTGGCGGGACTCGAACAGTGCCAGACGCCCTACCTGCTGACCGCGCCGTGCGACTCGCCATTTGTACCGGTGGACCTGGCCCCAACGCTCTCGAAGGCGCTGGTCGAAGCCGGGGCACGCATCGCGATGCCGGTCACGCTGGAACCGGATGAAAACGGCCGGCCGCGCCGCCAGGTGCAACCGGTGTTCTGCCTGTTCGATGCCACCCTGGCCGACGACCTGACCGTCTACCTGCAACAGGGCGGCCGCAAGATCGAGACATGGACCGCACGCCATCCGTGCGTCGAGGTCGTCTTCGACGATGCTGCCGCCTTTGCCAACATCAACACGCTGGCCGAACTGCGCCAGCTCGCCGAACGGCGCTAGCACCACTGGCGCCATCGACCGACACCCATGACCACTCTCGCCTCCGTCGTCTCCTGCCTGTCCGACTACGATCCGAACGCGCTGCCCGTGGCACAGGCGCAAGCCGTCATGCGCGACTTCGTGCAGCCGGTGACGGGCGTTGCCCGCGTGCCGATCCGCAGCGCGCTCGACCGCGTGCTGGCCGAAGACGTGCTGTCGTCCATCGACGTGCCCGCGCACGACAACTCCGCGATGGACGGCTTCGCCTTTGCCGGCGCTGAACTGTCGCGCGACGGCGGCCATGACGACCTCGCGCTGCGCGTGATCGGCACCGCCTACGCGGGCACCGCCTTCGACGGCGCGCCAGGACCGGGCGAAGCCGTGCGCGTGATGACCGGCGCCGTAATGCCGGCCGGCTGCGATACCGTCATCCCGCAGGAATTCACGCAGGGCGACGCCGCCGGCGTGCGCTTTGCCCGCGACGCCATCCGCGCGGGCAACAACCGCCGCCTGCGCGGCGAAGACCTCGCCAAGGGCAGCGCCGCACTCACCGCCGGCCGCATCCTGCGCCCGGCCGACATCGGCCTGCTGGCCTCGCTCGGCATCGCCGAGGTGCCGGTGCGGCGGCGGCTGCGCGTGGCCTTCTTCTCGACCGGGGACGAACTGCGCTCCATCGGCGAACCGCTGGATGCCGGCTGCGTGTACGACTCGAACCGCTACACGCTGCACGGCATGCTGTCGCGCCTGGGCGTGGAACGGATCGACATGGGCGTAGTACGCGACGATCCGGCCGCGCTGGAGGCGGCATTCCGCACAGCGGCCGAGAACGCGGACGCGATCATCACGTCCGGCGGCGTCTCCGTCGGCGAAGCGGATTTCACCAAGCAGATGATGGCCCAGTTGGGCGATGTGGCTTTCTGGAAGATCGCCATGCGCCCCGGGCGACCGATGGCCTTCGGCCGGATCGCCTCGAACGGTCACGGCGCCGTCCTGTTCGGTCTGCCCGGCAATCCGGTGGCGGTGATGGTGACCTTCTACCACTTCGTGCGCGGCGCACTGCTGCGCATGATGGGGGCGACCGAGACCGGTGCGCCGCTGGTGCCGGCCACCAGCGTGGCGCCGATCCGCAAGCGCCCCGGCCGTACCGAATACCAGCGCGGCATTGCCGCCCTCAACAGCAGCGGGCAACTGGAGGTGCGCCTGACCGGCCAGCAAGGCTCCGGCGTGCTGCGCTCGATGAGCGAGGCCAACTGCTTCGTCGTGCTCCCCCATGAGCAAGGACAGGTCAACGCGGGCGATACGGTCCAACTGCTGTTGTTCGACGGACTGGTCTGAGCGGGCACCCGAACCGACCGCTCCGGCACCTGGGCGCGCTGGGGCCGCGCGATCCTTACGCTACCTGCGGCGGCGCGGGTTGTCGGTTTTTTGCGTCACCCTCGGGGCGCGGGTATCGGCGGGTCGGTCGATTCGCTACACTTTGCGCCAATTTGACTGTTTTCGACTAGCTTGACGCCATGATGACCAAGGAGATTGCCTACCTTCACCCGGCCCACACCGCGCGTGCACTGGTGCTGGTGTATCTGTGCTTCTCGCTGCCGGTCGTGGGGCTGTTCTTCTTCGTGGGGTTCGTCCGCTACGGCGAACTGCCGACGGTCGTGGTCCTGAGCGGCCTGATCCTCAACGCGCTGGTCGGCTTCGGCGCACTCTGGCTGGCATGCCGCGCCTACAACTGGGTGGCCGCGCGCTTCGGCGGCATCGAGATCGTCCTGCGGGACGTTCCGGACGAAGCCTGAACGACCACGGCATCATCAACGAATCGAAAAAAGGGGCGGAATCTTCCGCCCCTTTCGTTTTGCTCAATCCGCCTCGGCGTCGTCCTGCGCCAGGGCCGTCTCCAGCCCCAGCAGCGTCTGCGCGGAATCGCTCGGCAAGGCCTCCACCGCCTTGAGCTTGCGGTTCATCTGGCGCGTGCGGACTTCGGCCTGTTCGATGTTGCTGACCGCGCGCTCCAGCGTCTTCTTGGTCGCGGCCAGCACGTCGCCGAACTTGCCGAACTCGCTCTTGACCGCGCCCAGCACTTGCCAGACCTCGCTGGAGCGTTTTTCCAGCGCCAGCGTGCGGAAGCCCATCTGCAGGCTGTTGAGGATGGCCGTGAGCGTGGTCGGCCCGGCCACCGTCACGCGGAACTTGCGCTGCAGCTCGTCGGTCAGCCCGGGGCGGCGCAGCACCTCGGCGTAGAGGCCCTCGGTCGGCAGGAACAGGATGGCGAAGTCGGTGGTGTCGGGCGGCGCGATGTACTTCTCGTGGATGGTCTGCGCTTCCTTGCGCACGGCCACTTCCAGCTCGCGGCTGGCCACGGCGGCGCCCTCCGCGTCCGCGC
The sequence above is drawn from the Ralstonia solanacearum K60 genome and encodes:
- the moaA gene encoding GTP 3',8-cyclase MoaA yields the protein MTETVIPLYDLRDGQHHRATVPAVPDTLVPAQGWLADTRGRRLHDLRISVTDRCNFRCVYCMPKDVFDKDYRFLRHSELLSFEEIERMVRLFIEHGVEKIRLTGGEPLLRKDIERLVEMLARLTTRDGKPLDLTLTTNGALLARKAQSLKDAGLKRVTVSLDAIDDATFRRMNDVDFAVGEVLHGIEVAQNVGLAPLKLNMVVKRGDNDGQIVPMARHFRGSGIILRFIEYMDVGATNHWEMTSVVPSAEVIQRLSTAFALEPLSANYTGETAERWRYADGAGEIGVISSVTQAFCHACTRARLSTEGKLYLCLFAVEGFDLRALLRGGATDLELSNAIRNIWQARADRYSELRSSGQIDAADRRIEMSYIGG
- the mobA gene encoding molybdenum cofactor guanylyltransferase MobA, producing MIPTSDITGLILAGGRGSRMGGVDKGLQMFNGVPMAMHALMRLSPQVGHMLINANRNLAAYESFGVPVVVDSVPDFAGPLAGILAGLEQCQTPYLLTAPCDSPFVPVDLAPTLSKALVEAGARIAMPVTLEPDENGRPRRQVQPVFCLFDATLADDLTVYLQQGGRKIETWTARHPCVEVVFDDAAAFANINTLAELRQLAERR
- the glp gene encoding gephyrin-like molybdotransferase Glp, which produces MTTLASVVSCLSDYDPNALPVAQAQAVMRDFVQPVTGVARVPIRSALDRVLAEDVLSSIDVPAHDNSAMDGFAFAGAELSRDGGHDDLALRVIGTAYAGTAFDGAPGPGEAVRVMTGAVMPAGCDTVIPQEFTQGDAAGVRFARDAIRAGNNRRLRGEDLAKGSAALTAGRILRPADIGLLASLGIAEVPVRRRLRVAFFSTGDELRSIGEPLDAGCVYDSNRYTLHGMLSRLGVERIDMGVVRDDPAALEAAFRTAAENADAIITSGGVSVGEADFTKQMMAQLGDVAFWKIAMRPGRPMAFGRIASNGHGAVLFGLPGNPVAVMVTFYHFVRGALLRMMGATETGAPLVPATSVAPIRKRPGRTEYQRGIAALNSSGQLEVRLTGQQGSGVLRSMSEANCFVVLPHEQGQVNAGDTVQLLLFDGLV